One window from the genome of Synergistaceae bacterium encodes:
- a CDS encoding Rpn family recombination-promoting nuclease/putative transposase: protein WLRLIRSEKEEEIEMLATKTPEMEAAVGRLKQLSADERTQMLYEARQLFLMDEQVRRADARAEGRAEGKAEGRAEGKAEVARNMFAMGWDAEKIAQATNLPVSDIQKLISSLTEK, encoded by the coding sequence TTGGCTCCGGCTCATCCGGTCGGAAAAGGAGGAGGAAATCGAAATGCTGGCGACAAAAACCCCTGAGATGGAAGCGGCGGTGGGGCGTCTGAAGCAACTCAGCGCGGACGAACGGACGCAGATGCTGTACGAGGCGCGCCAACTTTTTCTGATGGACGAGCAGGTGCGGCGGGCCGATGCCAGAGCGGAAGGCAGAGCAGAAGGCAAAGCGGAGGGCAGGGCAGAGGGTAAAGCGGAAGTGGCCCGCAATATGTTCGCCATGGGTTGGGATGCGGAGAAAATCGCCCAGGCGACGAACCTTCCCGTGAGTGATATACAAAAGCTCATTTCAAGCCTGACGGAAAAATAA